A single region of the Fusarium fujikuroi IMI 58289 draft genome, chromosome FFUJ_chr05 genome encodes:
- a CDS encoding related to CHS7 protein has product MSGFGDFTWICETAPLPLCASVGPTLQATGRTGIEPECYARNIELANTIIFEGAASVMHIVALIMTVIMILHVRSKFTAVGRKEILSFFYLYMLLTAMSLIIDAGVAPPGSDPYPYFVSVQNGLSSAVITCLLINGFVGFQLYEDGTPLSVWMMRISSLAAFAISFLVSLATFKSWAGLGPTNTVGLFVVLYLLNAVQLFVYVAMQILLVTRTLQDRWPLGDIAFGIFFFVAGQVLLYAFSSKICVAISHYLDGLFLATVCNLLGVMMVYKYWDSITKEDLEFSVGTRMNNWEVKELLPEEDRRATVFSEDPYAQSSSYDLPYSPSAARYSAKY; this is encoded by the exons ATGTCTGGCTTCGGCGACTTCACTTGGATCTGTGAGACGGCACCTCTGCCACTATGCGCTTCCGTTGGGCCTACCCTCCAGGCCACTGGCCGAACCGGTATTGAGCCAGAATGCTATGCACGCAATATCGAACttgccaacaccatcattTTCGAAGGCGCTGCGTCGGTGATGCACATTGTTGCGCTCATTATGACCGTCATTATGATTCTCCACGTCCGTAGCAAGTTCACCGCTGTTGGTCGCAAGGAgattctcagcttcttctaCCTCTATATGCTTCTCACTGCCATGTCTCTCATTATcgatgctggtgttgcaCCTCCGGGAAGCGACCCGTATCCGTACTTTGTCAGTGTGCAGAATGGACTTAGCAGTGCAGTTATCACATGTCTATTGATCAATGGCTTTGTTGGATTCCAATTATATGAAGATGGAACTCCTCTGTCAGTATGGATGATGCGCATCAGTTCTTTGGCTGCTTTCGCCATAAGCTTCCTCGTTTCTCTCGCGACTTTCAAGAGCTGGGCTGGACTTGGACCTACCAACACTGTTGGACTGTTCGTCGTTCTCTATCTCTTGAATGCTGTCCAGCTTTTCGTATACGTGGCCATGCAAATTCTGCTTGTGACTAGGACACTGCAGGACCGATGGCCTCTTGGCGATATTGCGtttggcatcttcttttTTGTGGCTGGACAGGTCCTTCTCTACGCTTTCAGCTCAAAGATCTGTGTCGCTATCAGCCATTATCTTGACGGCCTGTTCCTTGCGACAGTTTGCAATTTGCTGGGTGTAATGATGGTTTACAAG TACTGGGATTCGATCACCAAGGAAGATCTTGAATTTTCAGTTGGCACAAGGATGAACAACTGGGAGGTCAAGGAGCTTCTGCCAGAGGAAGACCGAAGGGCGACTGTATTTTCGGAGGATCCCTATGCTCAATCCAGCTCCTATGATCTGCCTTATTCGCCAAGCGCAGCACGATACTCGGCCAAGTACTAA